Genomic window (Poecile atricapillus isolate bPoeAtr1 chromosome 10, bPoeAtr1.hap1, whole genome shotgun sequence):
TGCAGGATGATCAATCACTATGGTGATTCTCTGGCACCCCATCCCAGGACTTAAGGAGGGTGGGAGGACACCCACCTTCCTCTGCCAGCTCCATCATGTAGGTGTCAAGCACCAGGGCACCGAGTGACTCAAAGTGGCTCCAGTACTGGAAGATGGTGACCTGCTCGCTCTGGGCGCTGCCAGGCCGCCGTGGCAGGCGCCGATTCAGCACATCCTCCACCAGTTTCACACACACTGTGGGAAAGAATCAGGATcacagcctgcagcagccaTGGTGCCCCTCTGTGGAGCTCCTGGCTCCCATACCCTCCCACTTATAGTCACTGAGTGAGGCTAGCAACTCTCTGAGTACCCCTGGGAACCCACTCACCAGCATCAGCCAAACCAGAGTGCTGCTCGCTGATGAGAGCTGCATACTGGGCACTGAGCACCTGCAGGAACCGCTCCACGGGGCAGGTGTAGACGTTGGGCGCTTCCACACAGAGGTCCCAAAGGGGCAGCACGCCCTCCTTCCGTGTCGAGAACTGCACCACTGTGGAGACAGGCATTGTCAGACATCCCCAAGGACATGGCAGCAGGTGGGTGACTCCTGCCCTCTGTCTGGCATGGTCTCTCGATGCCCAGCAATGCCCACGAGGGGACACAGGCTTCACACAGCCTCCAGGCTGGCACAGAGGGCGCCCTCAGCTGTGTTTCATTACCATCAGCGGCCGAGCTGGCTGCTCCTGCGCGCTCCTCTGTCAGCTGGCACACAATCTCCAGCACCTGCGACTCCCGCAGCAGCCTGTCCAGAGCATACATCTCCTGGCACCGCAGGGGCCCGAAGGTGCCCAGTTTCTGCAAGGCACAGACAAACCAGGGACACATGGAGCTCACTGCCCACATCACAGCTTCCAGGCTGCAGCAAGACCCCCTTCAAGGGGATACATACAGCCCaccccagggtgtcccctgCTGCCATATCCCACCCTGGTCCTTACCAGCAGCAGGCGGTTACAGTTGTTGAGGTGAAGCACCAGAGCCTTATCCAGGAACTCATTGCCAGTGCTCATGGGGTCAGTGCTGGCCTCAGAACCACTGCACATTCCGGTGTCATCTGCCCCCATCTCACTAGCGCTGGGGGCCCTGGTGCTGCGCAGGGTTCTGCCAGCCCTCCTGCAAGCCAGGGAGAGATCAAGGTGGTGGATCAGCACAGGACACCTGGACCTTACCCACCCACAGGGCAGAGAACAAGtcccaggggcacagggacTGCCTCCAGTCCACCCCTTATGGAGAGCTGCAGGGTGACACTGTGCCACCAGAAGGATGATGTACTGCTGGTTCTTGACCAGGACCTTCCCTAAGCTGTGATGAACAGGTCTAAATATGCTTGGACACCCTTGAACATCCCCCATTCCAACTGCCCCAAGGCCatctcctgccctgtgccccaTGCCACAAGCCCCACTGTGCACCTCTCATCTTGGAGAGGATCCTCCTCAGAGCCCTCTGAGTCCTCCATGTCAGAGGAGTTGAGGAAGCTGAAGCTCTCCAGTGCGTGCTCCACTGTCAGGCTGATGCTGGAGGCCCGGCTGAGGAAGACGCCTTGCTTCTGCTGTGGAGGAAGGCATGGTGGAGTTGAATCCTGGCTCACCAGCCAAGACAGCCCCGCCATCCACATTACCAGGCTGTGCCATCACAGATCCCCCATCCCCACTgcccctgggcactgccagcaggaaTGGTCTTGTCTCCATTGGCTCTGAGCACTGCCACCATGGCACCCTGTCCCCATCATCCCCAGGCACTGCCTGCCAGGATGACCCTGTCACCCTCACCCCATGACACAGCTGGGagcccctcaccagcagcatctCCTCCAGACGTTTGAGCTCCCGTTcgaggggctgcagctctgggaactGTCCTCGATAGTCGtccagagctgagcccaggagGGCGATTGCCTCCTCCAGACCTGAATCCACCATCTTCCCCCGTGGCACCTCAGGGATGCTGGTGGGCagtggtggggctgggatgggcctCTCTTCTGCAGAGGCTTGTGCCAGTGCTGTGGGGATCCTGGTGCCACAGTCACTCTGTGCTGGCACCTGGCTCTGCACTGGCTCTGCACTGCCAGCCTCCTCTTCGCAGGAGGTGGCCCATGCCACAGAGGCACGAGGCTTGGCATCAGtggccctgtcctgccctgccacagcagctgccaccGCAGCACCAGGGAGAGGATGTGCATCTCGCTCGcccatccctgtgtcctccGTGCTGGGCGCAGGCTCCCAAGAGCTCTCCACAGTCTTGACCTCCATTGTGGCATCCACACTGGCCTCGCTGATGTGGCTCAGAGTCCGGGAGTAGGGCACGTGCCCGTTGGCCACTGTCTCCTTCTTACGGCTGCTTGTCTCCTCCGgctggctcctggcagaggggacactgcTGCCACTGGCCCCAAGCATGGCGTCAGCCtcctctggctgctgggagaAGGAGATCTCAATGGCGGGAGCGGAGGCCTGCACCTCAGGCTGCACGATGGGCTTGTGTGTGGCATGGCGGGCACTGCTGGACAGCTGGGGGCTGGAGGAGTCGTCTGAGGACTCAGAGGAGATGGACCAGGCTGTGCCattctccagctcctcttgGCGTCGCAGCATGttctggagagggagagaacGGTGTCAACTGAgacccttctcctgctgccccatGTCCTCCAGTTGTCTGTGTGTCAAGCAGGGGCAGGATCAACCTGAGCTCGAGGACACCGAGGCTGCCATGGCTCTGCTGACACAGCAGGATGGTCAGCAAACACCTGGCAGATTCCAGCTCTACATCCCACCCAATGCCAACAGGCAATCCAGCTCCCCATGAACAGCCCCATATGTCCTGGAGCCATGGGGTGCCAGCAGTCCCCTAGCACAGTGGGATGCAAAACATGGAGCTAAGGACACCAACCACCACGGCTGCAAGGACAGCatcagctccagcactggctggtGGGGACAGCACTGGCCACGATGCCACACCAATTCCATGTTAGTCACACCAGCACCATGACAGCATAACACCAGTGCCATACCAGCACCATCTCACCAGCACCATCACCAGTACCACACCAATGCCACCAGCACGGGGACACGGAGAAGCTGCCTACTCACTAGTGCCCAGCTCTTGCATGGGGGTGAACCCAGGCTCCCCTAGCTTGGGGACTAGCTCTGCAGGATCAGCCAGACCCAGCCTGGCAGAATCAGGCCTTCAGGCATCAGCAAGGGATAGTGAGTAGGAGACAAGGAGTGGCTACAGCTACTGCGGGATGGCCACAGCGCTGGGCTAAGCTACTGGCCTGCTCCAGCCCCGCACTTACGCGGCCCTGCTGCGGCCATCTCCCGAGCTCGGCCGAGGAG
Coding sequences:
- the RIPOR1 gene encoding rho family-interacting cell polarization regulator 1 isoform X5, with protein sequence MSLSVRPQRRVLVTKINRSQSFAGVNSSADRPFRNLSPFTPTVSRKTGSRVSRMFSMSHKSPPPKVPQPNRLDEVYEALKKGLTAYLEVHQLELEKLSTQIRESKRNSRLGFLYDLDKQVKSIERFLRRLEFHASKIDELYEAYCIQRRLRDGAHNMVKAYSTGSPGSREARESLAEASKGYKEYTENMCLLENELESQLGEFHVRMKGLAGFARLCAGDQYEIFMKYGRQRWKLRGRIEVNSKQVWDSEEMVFLPLVTEFLSIKVTELKSLANHVVVGNVSCETKDLFAALPQVVAVDINDLGTLKLSLEVTWNPFDKDDQPSAASTVNKASTVNKRFSTYNQSPPDTPSLREQAFYNMLRRQEELENGTAWSISSESSDDSSSPQLSSSARHATHKPIVQPEVQASAPAIEISFSQQPEEADAMLGASGSSVPSARSQPEETSSRKKETVANGHVPYSRTLSHISEASVDATMEVKTVESSWEPAPSTEDTGMGERDAHPLPGAAVAAAVAGQDRATDAKPRASVAWATSCEEEAGSAEPVQSQVPAQSDCGTRIPTALAQASAEERPIPAPPLPTSIPEVPRGKMVDSGLEEAIALLGSALDDYRGQFPELQPLERELKRLEEMLLQKQGVFLSRASSISLTVEHALESFSFLNSSDMEDSEGSEEDPLQDERRAGRTLRSTRAPSASEMGADDTGMCSGSEASTDPMSTGNEFLDKALVLHLNNCNRLLLKLGTFGPLRCQEMYALDRLLRESQVLEIVCQLTEERAGAASSAADVVQFSTRKEGVLPLWDLCVEAPNVYTCPVERFLQVLSAQYAALISEQHSGLADAVCVKLVEDVLNRRLPRRPGSAQSEQVTIFQYWSHFESLGALVLDTYMMELAEEALLAQNLNSDDQDVVLRALKRMPEGRLKKEGLKALSLLLVEGNSKVVSAVSAQLRSLAENPRFRQRALVCFLEQLEDEEVQTRVAGCAALGCLKAKESIEQLVYLCQTDKEPVREAAKQSLMLCGEDGKSAHRRLEETLDSLPRIFAPASMASTAF